From the genome of Trueperaceae bacterium:
TGAACGGCGAGGTGACCCTGCTGGTGCGCGGCGGCGACGTGCCTCGCGAGGTCGAGGGCGCGCCGGAGGAGGGCGGCGAGGTCGACGAGCCCCGCACGTTCCCCGAGCTGCTCGACGCCCTGCGGGACCAGGTGCAGGCGAGCGAGCTCGTCGTCGAGTCCGTCGACGAGCACGGCGACGTGAGGCGGCTGCTGCGGGTGCCCCTCGCGTGGGTGGTGGTGGGCAGCCAGGACCTGCACGTGACCGTGGCGCCCGCGGACGAGGACGGCTCGGGCGGCGACGGGCCGGGGCAGGGCGAGGAGGAGGACCGGTGAGCGAGGCCGGGCCGCTCACGCTCACGCAGCTGGCGGACGCCATCGGGGGTCGCCTCGAGGGCGCGCCGGCCGACGTCGGGGTGAGCCGCCTCGCCTCGCCCGCCTCCGTGGCGGCGGGGCGCGACGACGCCGAGGCGTGCGTGGTCGTCGCCGGCACCGAGGCCGACGTGGCGGCGCTGGCCACCGCGCCCCGGCCGCCGGCGCTGGTCGTGGCGCCGGAAGGCCTCGACGCGGGGGCCCTGGCGGGCGTGCCCGTGGCGCGCGTCGCCGACGCCCGCCTGGCGCTGGCCGCGCTCTCGGGACTTCTCGACGACCGCCCGGACCCGGCCACCGGGGAGCGCAGCGAGCGCGCCTTCGTCCACCCCACCGCGTCCCTCGGCGAGGGCGTGACCCTGCTGCCCGGCGCCGTCGTGCTGGCGGGCGCCCGGGTCGGCGACCGCAGCGTACTGGGGCCAGGCAGCGTGGTGGGCGAGGGCAGCGTCGTCGGCGCCGACTGCGTCCTGCACGCGAACGTCACGCTCTACGACGGCGTGAGGCTCGGCGACCGCGTGGTGCTGCACGCCGGCGTGGTCGTGGGCGCCGACGGCTTCGGCTACGCCGCGTCGCCGGGCGGCGCCGTGAAGGTGCGCCACCTGGGCGGCGTCGTGATCGGCGACGACGTCGAGGTCGGTGCGAACACGGCCATCGACAGGGGCACCATCGACGACACGGTCGTGGGCGCCGGCACGAAGATCGACAACCACTGCCAGGTCGGGCACAACGTGCGCATCGGCCGGCACTGCCTCATCGCGGGCATGACCGGCATCGCCGGCAGCGTCGTGGTCGGCGACGGCGCTGTCCTCGGCGGGGCCGTGGCCGTGGCTGACCACGTGAGCATAGGCGCGGGCGCCCGCATCGCCGGCCGCAGCGGCGTGACGAAGGACGTGCCCCCCGGCGAGACGTGGGCGGGCTTCCCCGCCAGGCCGTACCGCCAGTTCGCCAGGCGGCTCTACCTGCTCGACCGCCTCGAGGACGTCTGGCGCGCCGTCAGGCGCCTGGAGGGCCGCTGAGGTGGCCGCGGCGGTAACCGGCGTCGGGCTGCACAGCGGCGAGACCTGTCGCGCCTACCTCCACCGCGACGACGGCCCGCTGCGCTTCCGGCGCGGGCGCGCCGAGGTGGTCGCCCGCGTGACGAACGTCGCCGCCACGGACAGGGCGGTCACGCTGGCCGCCGACGGCGCCCGCGTGTCGCTGGTCGAGCACCTGCTGGCCGCCCTGCGGCTGCGCGGGTTCTACACCGGCGTCGTCGTCGAGACCAGCGCCGAGGAGCTGCCGATACTCGACGGCTCGGCGGCGCCGTGGCTCGAGGCCGTCGCGGCGCTCGGCGAGCCGCCGGAAGCGCCTCCGCCCCTCGTCCCCGCGGCGCCCGTGGAGGTCGCGCTCGGCGCCTCCCTGGCCAGGGTGGAGCCGGGCGACGAGCGCCTCGACGTCTCCATCGAGTTCGCGCACCCGGCGATCGGCGCGCAACGCTGGTCGGGCGGTCCTAAGGACTACGCCGAGCTGGCGAGCGCCCGCACCTTCGGGTTCCTCGGCGAGGCGGAGTCCCTCAGGGCCAGAGGGCTCGTTCGGGGCGCGTCTCTGGAGCATGCTATCGTCTTCGCTGATGACGGGCCGCTGCGCCCACTTCGGTTCCCCGACGAGCCGGTGCGCCACAAGGCGCTCGACGCTATCGGCGACCTGGCCCTCCTCGGCCGACCCCTCCAGGCTCACGTCACACTGCAGCGCGGCTCCCACAGGCTCCACCACGCCCTCATGTCCCTACTGCTGAGCGCGAGCGAGCTCCCGGAGCGGGACCGCGAACGGCCGGTGCGACCGTGAGCGTGCGCGTCGCGGTCATCGGCTACGGCGTGATGGGCCGCTACCACGCCATGAACTACCGGTCGCTGCCGGGCGTGCGGCTCGTCGCCGTCGTCGACCCCGACCCGGACAAGCGCCTGGCGGCCCAGCTCGAACTCGGCGTCGAGGCCTACCCCTCGGTGACGGCGCTGCTGGAGGCGCGCGCCGTGGACGCGGCCAGCGTCGCGGCGCCGACGAGCCTCCACTACTCGCTGGCCAAGCAGCTACTCCTCGCCCGCGTGCACGTCCTGGTCGAGAAGCCGGTGGCCACCGACGTCGACCAGGCTCGCGAGCTGGCCGAGCTCTCCAGAGGGCTCGGCCTCGTCCTTCAGGTCGGCCACATCACGCGCTTCTACCGCTCCGTGGCGAAGCTCGGCGAGGAGGTGGACCGGCCCTACCTCATCGAGGCGAGGCGCCTGGTGCCCTCCACGCGCGTCAAGGACGTGGGCGTGATCCTCGACCTCATGATCCACGACATCGACATCGTGCTCGGCC
Proteins encoded in this window:
- a CDS encoding Gfo/Idh/MocA family oxidoreductase — its product is MSVRVAVIGYGVMGRYHAMNYRSLPGVRLVAVVDPDPDKRLAAQLELGVEAYPSVTALLEARAVDAASVAAPTSLHYSLAKQLLLARVHVLVEKPVATDVDQARELAELSRGLGLVLQVGHITRFYRSVAKLGEEVDRPYLIEARRLVPSTRVKDVGVILDLMIHDIDIVLGLVHGEPVKVSAVGRCLNGSPHEDVAAAQVLFADGCIARLLASRVAPDAERSLLVAERDRTVRVDFAKEPYAEVVVYRDPGGGTSAGHVQLDRHVIHEENPLKKELEHFLARQAGQAAPIGTLADDLRSLALASRLLAETREARGVVAV
- the lpxD gene encoding UDP-3-O-(3-hydroxymyristoyl)glucosamine N-acyltransferase — encoded protein: MSEAGPLTLTQLADAIGGRLEGAPADVGVSRLASPASVAAGRDDAEACVVVAGTEADVAALATAPRPPALVVAPEGLDAGALAGVPVARVADARLALAALSGLLDDRPDPATGERSERAFVHPTASLGEGVTLLPGAVVLAGARVGDRSVLGPGSVVGEGSVVGADCVLHANVTLYDGVRLGDRVVLHAGVVVGADGFGYAASPGGAVKVRHLGGVVIGDDVEVGANTAIDRGTIDDTVVGAGTKIDNHCQVGHNVRIGRHCLIAGMTGIAGSVVVGDGAVLGGAVAVADHVSIGAGARIAGRSGVTKDVPPGETWAGFPARPYRQFARRLYLLDRLEDVWRAVRRLEGR
- a CDS encoding UDP-3-O-acyl-N-acetylglucosamine deacetylase: MAAAVTGVGLHSGETCRAYLHRDDGPLRFRRGRAEVVARVTNVAATDRAVTLAADGARVSLVEHLLAALRLRGFYTGVVVETSAEELPILDGSAAPWLEAVAALGEPPEAPPPLVPAAPVEVALGASLARVEPGDERLDVSIEFAHPAIGAQRWSGGPKDYAELASARTFGFLGEAESLRARGLVRGASLEHAIVFADDGPLRPLRFPDEPVRHKALDAIGDLALLGRPLQAHVTLQRGSHRLHHALMSLLLSASELPERDRERPVRP